The region gaatatgctgtttacaagACCTATCTATtttggaatattgtcatattcagaaGAATAGTGGAATATTGTAATAGTGTGGATGTAAACATACTAAATGTGTCACAGAAGAGCTTATGAATAGTAAAGAATAATTAGTAGTGAGTAAGTAAGTAGTAAACAGAACTTGTAAGCAGCTTGTTGATTTGAATAGTGATTTTGTCTTAGCTAATGAATATTAATTAGCCCCACGTTGAAATTGTGTCTATAAAACGTTATGACAGAGATCCTGATAGATTCTGGTGGATAGTATCAGCAGAGAGAGGGCAGGTGAGGATGAAAGACTGAGAAACAAGAAACACTTGAAGGCTGTATTACTAACCTGCAAGCAACTATTTATTCACAATATTTATTACCTGTGGCTCTGACATCATTTAGTTGTTTTCAGGTTAATGGAAAACTACACCTACAACAGCTACACACTCCAACTGGAGGGGTTAACTGTTTCTAAAGAGTCTACGTAccctgtctttctctttttctttttctcctaccTGTTCATAATGATTGCAAATGTAGGTATTGCTGTTCTGGTTTTCATTGACACAAATCTTCACCAGCCCATGTATGTCCTTTTTTGTAACCTGACCTTAAATGATGTACTTGGAAATTCTATCATGGTGCCTCGTTTGCTTTTAGACATGTTGCGTCCTCCCTCTGAGCGCATCATCAGTTATTATGAATGTGTAGTACAAGCTTTTACAACACATATGTTTGGCACCACTTCCCACACAGTGCTCATGATTATGGCCTTTGACAGATATGTGGCCATCTGCAATCCCCTGCGCTATGCTGCCATAATGACCAACAAAATGGTGATCAAGCTGACAGTTTCTGCCTGGGGACTGGCCTTAGTGTTGGTCGGGATTCTGCTCGGCCTGACCATACGGCTGAACCGATGCAGGACTCTGATCCAAAGTCCTTACTGTGACAatgcttcactgtttaaacTCTCCTGCGAGGATGTGTCTATTAATAATGCCTATGGCCTCGCTTTCACTGTAGTTCTGTTCACAGGTTCTATAGGCTGCATGGTTCTCACCTATACTAAGATTACAGTAGTGTGTCTCACCAGTAATAACAAGTCTTTGAACAGTAAAGCCTTGAAGACCTGCAGCACCCATCTGGTTGTGTATCTGATTATGGCATTTAGTGGAATGTCTAACATCGTTCTGCATCGCTTCCCTCAGTACACAACCTACAGGAAACTCAGTATGATTTTGTTTCATATTATCCCTGGCAGCCTGAACCCCATTATTTATGGTTTGCAGTCCAAAGAGATACGAAGATTCTTGTCCAATTTGAAGTTCAATAAAGTATTACCATCATTGTAAAGAGAATTCAAGACTGTTTCTTTTTGTAAATTAATCAGTGCAGTATATAATGTGGACTAAGGGTTCTCCACTGTACCCCTTTACAAAGACAGAGTGTATATGTATCACCTTTTAAATTGCAGCTCAGTAATAAGGGCTGATCTCTGACAACTGTGGTATTTGGAAAATTGAGATGCAAGGACCATGTACAATCTGTGCGAAAACACCAATCGTGTAATTTCTGGAAAAACACAATAGTTTGATATTAATAACCATAAATTGTGGCAAGAAATGCAAAACCACCTATGTTCTCTTAATTATGTGGCaatagtattttaaactaaactCCAAAGCCCAGAATCATTACCTGGGTTAGGGCTAACCTTAACCCGGATTATTTTTATACAAGGCCTATAGCACAATGACCTGAATTATTTCTGGAAAAATAGTAATAGTTTTATCTTTATAACcatatattaataaaatgcaaaacCATCTGTGTTCTCTTAATTATGTGGCAatagtattttaaaataaactcatAGCTGGAGGGAAAGATGGGACGCCAGGAGAAAATTAGGAATCGTACGTAATGATAAACAAAACGTCATGTTGCTTTATCTTTTTGtgaatctgatatcattttgaATCCTACACATATTAGAGCTACTTTGtttacagaaacaaaaaataaattaagagTTATATTACATTACTTTAAAGGTTATCTATGGAAGAttactgtaaaaatgtatttcattaaaatgaaaaacatttcatgacTTCTCCAGGCctaaattgttttaatttgaaattcCAGATTTGAATAATTCCATAATTTTGCCAGGTTTTCCATGATTATGGGAACATAATTATATTTTGTCCTTTAAATAAATAGAGGTAACAAAGGTCAGCCCTGAACGGACTTATTAGAGCATTAGCGTCAGAAAATGACTTAACCACAGAAACAATATTTGGGTAATTTACACATACATTGTAGCTTCTTGACAGTTGCAATGGCCAGCATAATAATATCTAAATGTTGCATCACACATTAACTGATGTCATCGCAAATGATTCCCCTGCAGATAAAATCATGTCTATAAAACACTGCAAAAGAGTTCCGGTGGACATTATCAGCAGTGAGAGGAGACACAAGAAAGAGAAGATTGGAATAAGATACACTCTGTGTAAGCACTACCGATCTACATGTTTTCTCACAATTGTcctacttttgtttttaaacttacTACTTTCATGATGAACCTCcaaccaaacaaaacaaataaccaAAAAGCTATGAACTATCCATAATGGCATATATTCAGTCATACTGATATCTGGGAAAGGCAGCATCTTTCTGTTGTGATCGTTTGCACACTAGTATTGTGATCTCTTGATACCTAAATTGCCAGGACATTACTTGTGACATTTAAAGCATTGTTTGGTTGTTTTCAGGTTAATG is a window of Perca fluviatilis chromosome 16, GENO_Pfluv_1.0, whole genome shotgun sequence DNA encoding:
- the LOC120544272 gene encoding olfactory receptor 146-like — protein: MENYTYNSYTLQLEGLTVSKESTYPVFLFFFFSYLFIMIANVGIAVLVFIDTNLHQPMYVLFCNLTLNDVLGNSIMVPRLLLDMLRPPSERIISYYECVVQAFTTHMFGTTSHTVLMIMAFDRYVAICNPLRYAAIMTNKMVIKLTVSAWGLALVLVGILLGLTIRLNRCRTLIQSPYCDNASLFKLSCEDVSINNAYGLAFTVVLFTGSIGCMVLTYTKITVVCLTSNNKSLNSKALKTCSTHLVVYLIMAFSGMSNIVLHRFPQYTTYRKLSMILFHIIPGSLNPIIYGLQSKEIRRFLSNLKFNKVLPSL